The following are encoded together in the Streptomyces rapamycinicus NRRL 5491 genome:
- a CDS encoding DUF397 domain-containing protein codes for MADTTTTEQPLTGSGEKPELDLSGAQWQSSSQGVGDVEIAFIEGFIAMRHGRRPEGPALIFTPAEWRAFVLGAREGEFDLT; via the coding sequence GTGGCCGATACCACCACCACCGAACAGCCACTGACAGGAAGCGGCGAGAAGCCCGAACTCGACCTCTCGGGCGCCCAGTGGCAGTCGAGCAGCCAGGGCGTGGGCGATGTGGAGATCGCCTTCATCGAGGGATTCATCGCGATGCGCCACGGCCGCCGCCCCGAGGGCCCGGCGCTGATCTTCACCCCGGCCGAGTGGCGCGCCTTCGTCCTGGGCGCGCGCGAGGGCGAGTTCGACCTCACCTGA
- a CDS encoding AMP-dependent synthetase/ligase, translating into MREFSLPQMVEPLRAGGLADSVYELADREPDRIQLARRDAADRDQWTPVTAAAFRDEVLALAKGLLAEGVRFGDRVALMARTRYEWTLFSYALWSVGAQVVTVYPTSSAEQVGWILARTRAVAVVVEGEDDAMTVGAVCDALPALRSIWQMDQGCVTELWRRGAGVHDELVTERRWLVEPRSTAVICYTSGTTGRPLGCMITHANLAAECDTVFAGWSGLFAEPGQRPAILAFLPLAHIYGLMVQVLCVRSGILLGHEPELSPSSLLPSFQSFHPTCVFAVPYIFERILGAARTAAQDAGKGSLFERAMDTAVRYAAAVERQTQGAGKGPGPGLRAAHAVFDHMVYRRLRAVLGGRVRYAVTGGSPFSRELGLMFAGAGITVYNGYGLTETTAAVTAQPPGRPRHGTVGRPMPGTAVRIAPDGEVWVRGGTVFAGYVDDPKATGAAVRDGWLHTGDVGFLDGEGYLTITGRKKDIIITSGGKSVSPLLLEERLRAHPLISQCVLVGDNRPFVGALITLDAEMLRRWHQVVGARLPVGREHASANKALHAEIQQAVSTANLSVSRAESIRAFRILPKEFTVADGLLTPSLKLRRDAVYKLCAAQIEQLYAN; encoded by the coding sequence GTGCGCGAATTCAGTCTCCCTCAGATGGTGGAACCACTGCGCGCGGGCGGGCTCGCGGACTCGGTGTACGAGCTGGCGGACCGCGAACCTGACAGGATCCAGCTCGCCCGGCGCGACGCCGCCGACCGCGACCAGTGGACTCCGGTGACCGCCGCGGCCTTCCGGGACGAGGTCCTGGCGCTGGCGAAGGGCCTGCTGGCCGAGGGAGTGCGGTTCGGGGACCGGGTGGCCCTGATGGCCCGGACGCGCTACGAGTGGACGCTGTTCAGCTACGCCCTGTGGTCCGTCGGCGCCCAGGTGGTGACCGTCTACCCCACCTCCTCGGCGGAGCAGGTGGGCTGGATCCTGGCCCGGACGAGGGCCGTGGCCGTGGTGGTCGAGGGCGAGGACGACGCCATGACCGTCGGCGCCGTCTGCGACGCCCTTCCCGCGCTGCGCTCCATCTGGCAGATGGACCAGGGGTGCGTAACGGAGCTGTGGCGGCGCGGCGCCGGGGTCCACGACGAACTGGTCACCGAGCGGCGCTGGCTCGTCGAACCCCGCTCCACGGCGGTCATCTGCTACACCTCGGGCACCACCGGACGGCCCCTGGGGTGCATGATCACCCACGCCAATCTCGCCGCCGAGTGCGACACCGTCTTCGCGGGCTGGAGCGGACTCTTCGCCGAGCCCGGACAGCGGCCCGCCATCCTCGCCTTCCTCCCGCTGGCGCACATCTACGGACTGATGGTCCAAGTGCTCTGTGTGCGGAGCGGCATCCTCCTGGGGCACGAGCCCGAGCTCAGCCCGTCCTCGCTGCTGCCGTCCTTCCAGTCCTTCCATCCGACCTGCGTCTTCGCGGTGCCCTATATCTTCGAGCGGATCCTCGGAGCCGCCCGCACCGCCGCCCAGGACGCGGGCAAGGGCTCCCTCTTCGAGCGGGCCATGGACACGGCGGTGCGCTACGCCGCGGCGGTCGAGCGGCAGACACAGGGCGCGGGGAAGGGGCCGGGCCCCGGGCTCAGGGCCGCCCACGCCGTCTTCGACCACATGGTCTACCGGCGGCTGAGGGCCGTCCTGGGCGGCCGGGTGCGCTACGCGGTCACCGGCGGCTCACCGTTCAGCCGGGAGCTGGGGCTGATGTTCGCCGGCGCCGGGATCACCGTTTACAACGGCTACGGCCTTACCGAGACCACCGCCGCCGTCACCGCGCAGCCACCCGGCCGCCCCAGGCACGGCACCGTGGGCCGCCCGATGCCGGGCACGGCGGTGCGCATCGCGCCGGACGGCGAGGTGTGGGTGCGCGGCGGCACCGTCTTCGCGGGCTACGTGGACGATCCGAAGGCCACCGGGGCCGCGGTGCGCGACGGCTGGCTGCACACCGGAGACGTCGGATTCCTCGACGGCGAGGGCTATCTGACCATCACCGGCCGTAAGAAGGACATCATCATCACCAGCGGCGGCAAGAGCGTCTCCCCGCTGCTGCTGGAGGAGCGGCTGCGGGCGCATCCGCTGATCTCGCAGTGCGTCCTGGTGGGCGACAACCGCCCCTTCGTCGGGGCGCTGATCACCCTGGACGCCGAGATGCTGAGGCGCTGGCACCAGGTGGTCGGCGCGCGGCTCCCGGTCGGCCGGGAGCACGCGTCGGCGAACAAGGCGCTGCACGCGGAGATCCAGCAGGCGGTCTCCACGGCGAACCTCTCGGTGTCCAGGGCGGAGTCGATCAGGGCCTTCCGCATCCTCCCGAAGGAATTCACCGTGGCGGACGGGCTGTTGACGCCCTCGCTCAAACTGCGGCGCGACGCGGTCTACAAGCTCTGCGCCGCGCAGATCGAGCAGCTCTACGCGAACTGA
- a CDS encoding isoafricanol synthase: protein MHTHAARPHSRRTALPRRAALFGFPASADLSPGTEAARHHTIQWLSRFGVFEDRASVAEYDALRFDVLAGVFYPRATGADLNLGSDLVGWYFVFDDQFDGELGSRPEAVARLVADVIRITDEDPAHGRAGGDDGPLLESFRDLWRRINSGRPQVWRDRFRHHWLEYLHSYHREALERTGARPGAGGADAPRTVEDVLALRRHSIGVQPCLDLNEPFGGYTLPPALHGGFPLARMREATDDVVVFTNDIASLDKELAVGDVHNSVIVQWERAGGELEDAVRHVADLANARYGWFEETAAELPALLAEAGADPDTHRGVARYVDGMRHVMTGNLGWSLRTARYDEQGTEAVSGGRQRPWAQLTGAQLA from the coding sequence ATGCACACGCACGCTGCGCGACCACACTCCCGTCGGACGGCACTGCCGCGCCGGGCGGCCCTGTTCGGCTTTCCGGCCTCCGCGGACCTCAGTCCCGGCACCGAGGCGGCCAGGCACCACACCATCCAATGGCTCTCGCGGTTCGGCGTCTTCGAGGACCGCGCGTCCGTCGCGGAGTACGACGCGCTCCGCTTCGACGTACTGGCGGGCGTGTTCTACCCCCGCGCGACCGGCGCCGATCTGAACCTGGGCAGTGACCTCGTGGGCTGGTACTTCGTCTTCGACGATCAGTTCGACGGGGAGCTGGGCAGCCGTCCGGAGGCGGTGGCACGGCTGGTGGCGGACGTCATCCGGATCACCGACGAGGATCCGGCGCACGGCAGGGCGGGCGGCGACGACGGGCCGCTCCTGGAGAGTTTCCGCGACCTGTGGCGCCGCATCAACTCCGGGCGGCCCCAGGTGTGGCGGGACCGCTTCCGCCACCACTGGCTGGAGTACCTGCACTCCTACCACCGCGAGGCGCTGGAGCGGACCGGTGCCCGGCCCGGGGCCGGCGGCGCCGACGCGCCGCGCACGGTGGAGGACGTGCTGGCGCTGCGGCGCCACTCGATAGGCGTACAGCCCTGTCTCGACCTGAACGAGCCGTTCGGCGGCTACACCCTGCCGCCCGCCCTGCACGGCGGCTTCCCGCTGGCCCGGATGCGGGAGGCTACGGACGATGTGGTGGTCTTCACCAATGACATCGCCTCCCTGGACAAGGAGCTGGCCGTCGGCGACGTCCACAACAGCGTCATCGTCCAGTGGGAGCGCGCGGGTGGTGAACTTGAGGACGCGGTACGTCATGTCGCCGACCTGGCCAATGCCCGGTACGGCTGGTTCGAGGAGACCGCGGCCGAGCTGCCCGCGCTGCTCGCCGAGGCGGGGGCCGACCCGGACACCCACCGCGGCGTGGCGCGCTATGTGGACGGCATGCGGCATGTGATGACGGGCAATCTGGGCTGGTCCCTGCGTACGGCCCGGTACGACGAGCAGGGCACCGAGGCGGTCAGCGGTGGGCGGCAGCGGCCCTGGGCCCAGCTGACCGGCGCTCAGTTGGCGTAG
- a CDS encoding ATP-binding protein gives MSQQNRTRRTLLERERELRAVDAALTELCGTDPGDGAETRGGGVIAFEGPGGAGKTAVLGEARRRAAARGCTVLRARGGEHEQGAAFHVVRQLFQPVLAESGEDEHRRILGGWYEIVAPAVGLVVSGHGGAPDPQGVRDGLDWLVTRFAVEHAPVVMILDDVHWADPESLDWLTRFAPRTADLPLLLAVGYRPEDLTADVVAIRTLVERQGSRPHVLAPLTPGGVGRIVREVLGDHADEAFCRECWAMTGGNPWEVTELTAKIRDRRLKPQSENLPALRELVSAAKDSGLNDRLTRLGTAAVRLAWAVAVLGIEATPALTANVAGLSETEAADMVARLVDARILAPPRRAPATAPGPWSTSTRSSPPPSTRPSPVPCGWPCTVRPPPWCSARAWAPRPPAGICWRCTPRATRGWCAICGRPPGSICAPEPPSRGAAVWPGPCANRPPWRSAPPCCTSWAAPPSSPNPTSPSTICGPRSRSPRSAPNCVRRSPTGSPRHTATAAGWRRPPRSSPTRSGGPPAPAPGCGCRPSS, from the coding sequence ATGAGCCAACAGAACCGGACGCGTCGGACACTGCTGGAGCGGGAGCGGGAGCTGCGCGCGGTGGACGCCGCGCTGACCGAACTGTGCGGTACGGATCCCGGAGACGGGGCCGAGACCCGCGGCGGCGGAGTGATCGCCTTCGAGGGGCCCGGCGGCGCCGGCAAGACCGCGGTGCTCGGCGAGGCGCGCCGAAGGGCCGCCGCCCGCGGCTGCACCGTGCTCCGGGCCCGCGGCGGCGAGCACGAACAGGGCGCGGCCTTCCATGTGGTGCGCCAGCTCTTCCAGCCGGTGCTCGCGGAGAGCGGCGAGGACGAGCACCGCAGGATCCTCGGCGGCTGGTACGAGATCGTCGCGCCCGCGGTCGGCCTGGTGGTCTCGGGCCACGGCGGCGCACCCGATCCACAGGGCGTCCGCGACGGCCTCGACTGGCTGGTGACCCGCTTCGCCGTGGAGCACGCCCCGGTCGTCATGATCCTCGACGATGTCCACTGGGCCGACCCCGAATCGCTGGACTGGCTGACCCGGTTCGCCCCGCGCACCGCCGATCTGCCCCTGCTGCTCGCCGTCGGCTACCGCCCGGAGGACCTGACCGCCGACGTCGTCGCGATACGGACTCTGGTCGAGCGCCAGGGATCACGGCCCCATGTGCTGGCGCCGCTCACCCCGGGCGGAGTCGGCAGGATCGTCCGTGAGGTCCTCGGGGACCACGCCGACGAGGCGTTCTGCCGCGAGTGCTGGGCGATGACCGGCGGCAACCCCTGGGAGGTCACCGAGCTCACCGCCAAGATCCGCGACCGCCGGCTGAAACCGCAGTCGGAGAACCTGCCCGCGCTGCGCGAGCTGGTCTCCGCGGCCAAGGACAGCGGGCTCAACGACCGGCTCACCCGCCTCGGCACCGCCGCCGTCCGCCTCGCCTGGGCCGTCGCCGTACTCGGCATCGAGGCCACCCCGGCGCTGACCGCCAATGTCGCCGGGCTCAGCGAGACCGAGGCCGCCGACATGGTGGCCCGGCTCGTCGACGCGCGGATCCTGGCCCCGCCCCGCCGCGCCCCGGCAACGGCACCCGGCCCCTGGAGTACCTCCACCCGCTCATCGCCACCGCCGTCTACCAGGCCATCCCCGGTGCCCTGCGGGTGGCCATGCACGGTCAGGCCGCCACCGTGGTGCTCGGCGCGGGCCTGGGCTCCGCGGCCGCCGGCCGGCATCTGCTGGAGATGCACCCCGAGGGCGACCCGTGGGTGGTGCGCCATCTGCGGGCGGCCGCCCGGGAGTATCTGCGCGCCGGAGCCCCCGTCGCGGGGCGCCGCTGTCTGGCCCGGGCCCTGCGCGAACCGCCCGCCCTGGAGGAGCGCGCCGCCGTGCTGTACGAGCTGGGCTGCGCCGCCCAGCTCACCGAACCCGACGTCACCGTCAACCATCTGCGGGCCGCGCTCGAGGAGCCCGCGCTCGGCCCCGAACTGCGTGAGGCGATCACCTACCGGCTCGCCCAGGCATACGGCCACAGCGGCCGGATGGAGGAGGCCGCCCAGGTCTTCGCCGACGAGGTCGGGCGGGCCACCAGCGCCCGCACCCGGCTGCGGATGCAGACCGAGCAGCTGA
- a CDS encoding N-acetylmuramoyl-L-alanine amidase yields MPGSAQDSAHDAHRSPSGPTRRTTLRTAGAAASAALLLPLVSATPAAHADQRRADGPGADGGTLRRAFATAAAEYGVPLSVLLGVSYLQSRWDGHGGAPSVTGGYGPMHLTDAHTALLTAPHHSQGTEDARGDLARPLRVPKATVPQPRQLPARLRTLSRAADLTGLSAAALRGDESANVRGGAALLAATQKRLGLPSSEDPADWYAAVAAYSGADDAAAAAFFADEVYGVIRGGAARTTAGGERVSLDAAPDVAPDTRQLRTLGLPSRARDPRVEAPKDVSCEWIPAPYEEFGEGDYGNHDLGDRPSSQSVDYIVIHDTEGSWDTTIKLVQDPTYVSWQYTLRSSDGHIAQHVPLKDVAWHAGNWYVNAKSIGLEHEGFLTAPDAWYTETMYRSSARLVRYLAKRFDIPLDRQHILGHDNVPGTTTSTIKGMHTDPGPYWDWAHYFTLLGAPFRRTAGSSGGLVTVRPDYDTNRPAYTDCETAGQACAPHGSSAVRLHTAPSADAPLVKDIGLRPDGSDSTTGVNDTGARATTGQQFAVAGHEGDWTAIWYLGQRAWFQNPKRRPTAVSAKGLVVTPRAGAAEVPVYGRAYPEKEAYPEGVPVQAVSPLPYKLLAGQSYPLGLRVRGEYLWATTFDPAGHKVVRGQDVYYQIQFGHRVAFVRAADVTVRRSGK; encoded by the coding sequence ATGCCAGGATCCGCACAGGACAGCGCCCACGACGCGCACAGAAGCCCGTCCGGCCCCACCCGGAGAACCACGCTGCGGACCGCGGGAGCCGCGGCGTCCGCCGCCCTTCTGCTCCCACTGGTCTCCGCCACCCCCGCCGCCCATGCCGACCAGCGCCGGGCCGATGGACCTGGTGCCGACGGAGGGACCCTGCGGCGCGCCTTCGCGACCGCTGCCGCCGAGTACGGCGTTCCGCTGAGCGTGCTCCTGGGCGTGTCATATCTCCAGTCGCGCTGGGACGGCCACGGTGGCGCGCCCAGCGTCACCGGTGGCTATGGCCCCATGCACCTCACCGACGCCCACACCGCCCTGCTCACCGCCCCGCACCACAGCCAGGGCACCGAGGACGCGCGCGGCGATCTGGCCCGGCCGCTGAGGGTCCCCAAGGCCACCGTTCCCCAGCCCCGGCAGCTGCCCGCCCGGCTGCGCACCCTCAGCCGCGCCGCGGACCTCACCGGGCTGTCCGCGGCGGCGCTGCGCGGCGACGAGAGCGCCAATGTGCGCGGCGGCGCGGCGCTGCTGGCCGCCACGCAGAAGCGGCTGGGGCTGCCGTCGAGCGAGGATCCCGCCGACTGGTACGCGGCGGTGGCGGCCTACTCCGGTGCCGATGACGCCGCGGCCGCGGCCTTCTTCGCCGACGAGGTGTACGGGGTGATCCGCGGCGGTGCCGCGCGGACGACCGCCGGCGGCGAGCGGGTCTCCCTCGACGCGGCCCCCGATGTCGCCCCGGACACCCGGCAGCTGCGGACGCTCGGTCTGCCGTCCCGGGCGCGGGATCCGCGGGTCGAGGCCCCGAAGGACGTGTCCTGCGAGTGGATCCCGGCGCCCTACGAGGAGTTCGGGGAGGGCGACTACGGCAACCACGACCTGGGCGACCGCCCCTCCTCGCAGTCCGTCGACTACATCGTCATCCATGACACCGAGGGCTCCTGGGACACCACCATCAAGCTGGTCCAGGACCCCACCTATGTGTCCTGGCAGTACACCCTGCGCTCCTCCGACGGGCATATCGCCCAGCATGTGCCGCTCAAGGACGTCGCCTGGCACGCGGGCAACTGGTACGTCAACGCCAAGTCCATCGGCCTGGAGCACGAGGGGTTCCTGACCGCCCCGGACGCCTGGTACACGGAGACGATGTACCGCTCCTCGGCACGGCTGGTGCGCTATCTCGCCAAGCGGTTCGACATCCCGCTGGACCGCCAGCACATCCTGGGCCATGACAATGTGCCGGGCACCACCACCTCCACCATCAAGGGCATGCACACCGACCCGGGGCCCTACTGGGACTGGGCGCACTACTTCACCCTGCTCGGCGCGCCCTTCCGGCGCACCGCGGGCTCCTCCGGCGGCCTGGTCACCGTCCGCCCCGACTACGACACCAACCGGCCCGCGTACACCGACTGCGAGACGGCGGGCCAGGCCTGTGCCCCGCACGGCTCGTCCGCGGTGCGGCTGCACACCGCGCCGAGCGCGGACGCCCCGCTGGTCAAGGACATCGGGCTGCGCCCGGACGGCTCGGACTCCACGACCGGGGTGAACGACACCGGCGCCCGCGCCACCACCGGGCAGCAGTTCGCGGTCGCGGGGCACGAGGGCGACTGGACGGCGATCTGGTACCTCGGCCAGCGGGCCTGGTTCCAGAACCCCAAGCGGCGGCCGACGGCGGTGAGCGCCAAGGGGCTCGTGGTGACGCCCAGGGCCGGGGCCGCGGAGGTTCCGGTGTACGGCCGCGCCTACCCGGAGAAGGAGGCGTATCCGGAGGGTGTGCCGGTGCAGGCGGTCTCGCCGCTGCCGTACAAGCTGCTCGCCGGGCAGTCCTATCCGCTGGGGCTCAGGGTGCGGGGCGAGTATCTGTGGGCGACCACCTTCGATCCGGCCGGCCACAAGGTGGTGCGCGGCCAGGATGTGTACTACCAGATCCAGTTCGGGCACCGGGTGGCGTTCGTCCGGGCCGCCGATGTGACGGTCCGGCGCTCGGGGAAGTGA
- a CDS encoding aminoglycoside phosphotransferase family protein, with amino-acid sequence MYAASSSVSAPPRPYRRQLPGNGPYLDPAPGGRARRTAALGSVPPRGRLDLSGPQGAQLRTAITSVHRICPEFNPVQVLRRSGRSVLLIGATGRSTAVAKCLLDHSPAWAERFRREIAMYRAFVRQRPPVRVPRLIAADPDNCALVIERMPGRIAAAQRHPTEPPPRADLGAVLGAIRRINQWRPPADLFDAPIDYAARLARYHELGLLTDRDMGDLQKLLRGVSHACGRQTPVQFCHGDALLNNVLLSPAGPVLLDWDHAGWYLPGYDLATLWTVLGDAPVTRRQISQLAQAAGPAARDSFLVNLMLVLTREIRQYETAVQRTMHDPAPVVPGAVPAGEEQRLLLRRLHDDCALARRAVRAAVGTR; translated from the coding sequence ATGTACGCAGCATCGTCCTCCGTGTCCGCCCCGCCCCGGCCGTACCGGCGGCAGCTGCCCGGCAATGGGCCGTACCTCGATCCCGCCCCCGGCGGCCGGGCCCGGCGGACCGCCGCCCTCGGCTCCGTGCCGCCCCGCGGGAGACTCGACTTGTCCGGTCCACAGGGTGCGCAGCTGCGCACCGCGATCACCTCGGTCCACCGCATCTGTCCGGAGTTCAACCCGGTGCAGGTGCTGCGGCGCAGCGGCCGGTCCGTGCTCCTGATCGGGGCGACCGGGCGCAGCACGGCGGTGGCCAAGTGCCTGCTGGACCACTCCCCGGCGTGGGCCGAGCGGTTCCGCCGGGAAATAGCGATGTACCGGGCGTTCGTCCGCCAGCGCCCGCCGGTGCGGGTGCCCCGGCTGATCGCCGCGGACCCGGACAACTGCGCGCTGGTCATCGAGCGGATGCCCGGGCGGATCGCGGCCGCGCAGCGCCACCCCACCGAGCCCCCGCCGCGTGCCGATCTGGGCGCGGTGCTGGGTGCGATCCGCCGGATCAACCAGTGGCGGCCGCCCGCCGATCTGTTCGACGCCCCCATCGACTACGCCGCCCGGCTGGCCCGCTATCACGAGCTCGGGCTGCTGACCGACCGGGACATGGGCGATCTGCAGAAGCTGCTGCGCGGCGTCTCGCACGCCTGCGGGCGGCAGACCCCGGTGCAGTTCTGCCACGGCGACGCCCTGTTGAACAACGTCCTGCTGTCCCCCGCGGGCCCGGTGCTCCTCGACTGGGACCACGCGGGCTGGTATCTGCCCGGCTATGACCTGGCCACGCTGTGGACGGTGCTGGGCGACGCCCCCGTCACCCGGCGCCAGATCAGCCAGTTGGCGCAGGCCGCCGGCCCGGCCGCGCGGGACTCCTTCCTGGTGAATCTGATGCTGGTGCTGACGCGGGAGATCCGGCAGTACGAGACCGCGGTGCAGCGCACCATGCACGACCCCGCTCCCGTGGTGCCGGGCGCGGTGCCGGCCGGTGAGGAGCAGCGGCTGCTGCTGCGTCGGCTGCACGACGACTGCGCGCTGGCCCGGCGCGCGGTGCGGGCGGCGGTCGGCACCCGCTGA
- a CDS encoding PP2C family protein-serine/threonine phosphatase, translating to MPSPRSADHPAVSPPQRDTVDALISQTQRLRGGLDAVRRDTVADLGGTDDAQVRWQRALCELAVHQLDDLGRHLGELREGLPADAPATAGPSETVDRVDTADAVDTADPAETVDPAGPEADAAAGAPAGSEAAGHTATGPGSLLSRVGSAEWNLLTDEVTWSDELCRIFGRDPGDGGLTLDELPSWVFSEDQPILTGMVTDCLVDGKPIDGEFRVVREDEVVRTVHMAGEPVLDTDGSTASMWAVLRDVSELRRSERAVRESRDTLRHQRRIARTERRLAVEVQEAVLPPWRGSLRLPARDGFPGAGPAPDGAALDLAAHYLPSESSAQIGGDWYDALELPDGHTLLSVGGLTGHGVTATCGMAMLLGAVRGMAVAGIEPGAVMGRLNQLLAVSSQPALVGAVCARYDPRTRTLAWAQAGHPAPLLFRDGTGRPLRSPDGVLLGATTGAAYTQCEERLEPGDLLVLHTGRLARDAEGATERLLALAPRLTAAEGAQECVRTVAEAFGDEPRENDACVLIARVTGARA from the coding sequence ATGCCGTCCCCCCGCTCCGCGGACCATCCCGCCGTATCGCCTCCCCAGCGTGACACGGTGGACGCCCTCATCTCGCAGACCCAGCGGCTCCGCGGCGGGCTCGACGCCGTCCGCCGCGACACCGTCGCGGACCTGGGCGGCACGGATGACGCGCAGGTGCGCTGGCAGCGCGCACTGTGCGAGCTCGCCGTCCACCAGCTGGACGATCTGGGCCGGCATCTGGGCGAGCTGCGCGAGGGACTGCCCGCCGACGCCCCCGCGACGGCCGGCCCTTCCGAAACTGTCGATCGCGTCGATACGGCCGATGCCGTCGATACGGCCGATCCCGCCGAGACCGTCGATCCCGCCGGGCCGGAGGCCGACGCGGCGGCGGGGGCCCCGGCCGGAAGTGAGGCCGCCGGTCACACCGCCACCGGCCCCGGTTCGCTGCTGAGCCGGGTCGGCAGCGCCGAGTGGAACCTCCTCACCGACGAGGTGACCTGGTCCGACGAGCTCTGCCGGATCTTCGGCCGCGACCCCGGGGACGGCGGGCTCACCCTCGACGAGCTGCCCTCCTGGGTCTTCTCCGAGGACCAGCCGATCCTGACCGGGATGGTCACGGACTGTCTGGTGGACGGAAAGCCGATCGACGGCGAGTTCCGCGTCGTGCGCGAGGACGAGGTGGTGCGCACCGTCCATATGGCGGGCGAGCCGGTGCTGGACACCGACGGCAGCACCGCCTCCATGTGGGCCGTGCTCCGGGACGTGAGCGAACTGCGCCGCAGCGAGCGCGCGGTGCGCGAGAGCCGGGACACACTGCGCCACCAGCGGCGGATCGCCCGGACCGAGCGCCGGCTGGCGGTGGAGGTGCAGGAGGCCGTACTGCCGCCTTGGCGCGGCTCCCTCCGGCTCCCGGCCCGCGACGGCTTCCCGGGCGCCGGACCGGCGCCCGACGGCGCCGCCCTCGACCTCGCCGCCCACTACCTCCCCTCCGAGTCCAGCGCCCAGATCGGCGGCGACTGGTACGACGCGCTCGAACTCCCCGATGGCCACACCCTGCTGAGCGTCGGCGGCCTCACCGGCCACGGTGTGACCGCCACCTGCGGCATGGCCATGCTGCTGGGCGCCGTGCGCGGCATGGCGGTGGCCGGGATCGAGCCGGGCGCGGTGATGGGGCGGCTCAACCAGCTGCTCGCCGTCTCCTCCCAGCCCGCGCTGGTCGGCGCCGTCTGCGCGCGGTACGACCCGCGCACCCGCACCCTGGCGTGGGCGCAGGCCGGACACCCCGCTCCGCTGCTGTTCCGCGACGGGACGGGGCGCCCGCTGCGCTCTCCCGACGGGGTGCTGCTCGGCGCCACGACGGGCGCCGCGTACACCCAGTGCGAGGAGCGGCTGGAGCCGGGCGATCTGCTGGTGCTGCACACCGGACGGCTCGCCCGGGACGCCGAGGGCGCCACCGAGCGGCTGCTCGCGCTCGCGCCACGACTGACCGCCGCCGAAGGCGCACAGGAGTGCGTGCGGACGGTGGCCGAGGCGTTCGGCGACGAGCCGCGCGAGAACGACGCCTGTGTGCTGATCGCCAGGGTCACCGGCGCCCGCGCATGA
- a CDS encoding glycosyltransferase family 4 protein — MRVAIVTESFPPDINGVAHCTLQTADHLHRRGHHPLVIAPAGPPGGPPPAAAGGPPESQGEMDRSHPYPVVRIPSLPLPGYPQVRVALPSRKLAAAITSHGSDVVHLASPFVLGARGMTAALRLRIPALAVYQTDLGSYARTYLGAGENAAWRRIRAVHTAADRTLAPSTAAARDLDEHGVPRIRLWPRGVDTERFHPSRRDPELRRSFAPGGELIVGYIGRLAPEKNVELLAPLSELPGVQVVVVGDGPSEPALRAAMPRARFLGRRTGNDLARVFASLDVFAHTGPQETFCQTVQEAQASGVPVIAPAAGGPLDLIDHGRTGLLVPPGDATEVSDAVSLLAADAKLRAALGRAGREAVEGRTWAAIGDQLIDHYTEVLAARTAVAA, encoded by the coding sequence ATGCGTGTCGCCATCGTGACTGAATCCTTCCCACCCGACATCAACGGCGTCGCTCACTGCACGCTGCAGACCGCGGACCACCTCCACCGCCGTGGTCATCACCCCTTGGTCATCGCACCGGCGGGTCCCCCCGGAGGACCACCGCCCGCCGCGGCCGGCGGTCCACCCGAGAGCCAAGGGGAGATGGACCGGTCGCATCCGTACCCCGTCGTCCGTATCCCGTCCCTGCCCCTGCCCGGCTATCCGCAGGTGCGGGTCGCGCTGCCCAGCCGGAAGCTCGCGGCCGCGATCACGTCCCACGGCAGCGATGTCGTCCACCTCGCCAGCCCCTTCGTCCTGGGCGCGCGCGGGATGACGGCCGCGCTCCGGCTGCGGATACCCGCGCTGGCCGTCTACCAGACCGACCTGGGCTCCTACGCCCGCACCTACCTCGGCGCGGGCGAGAACGCCGCCTGGCGGCGCATCCGCGCCGTGCACACCGCCGCCGACCGCACCCTCGCCCCCTCCACCGCCGCCGCTCGCGACCTGGACGAGCACGGCGTGCCGCGGATCCGGCTGTGGCCGCGCGGGGTCGACACCGAGCGCTTCCACCCCTCGCGCCGCGACCCGGAGCTGCGCCGCTCGTTCGCCCCCGGCGGTGAGCTGATCGTCGGATACATCGGCCGCCTCGCCCCGGAGAAGAACGTCGAACTGCTCGCGCCGCTGAGCGAGCTGCCCGGTGTCCAGGTGGTCGTGGTCGGGGACGGGCCGAGCGAGCCCGCGCTGCGGGCGGCCATGCCGAGGGCCCGCTTCCTCGGCCGCCGCACCGGCAACGACCTGGCCCGCGTCTTCGCCTCGCTGGACGTCTTCGCCCACACCGGGCCCCAGGAGACCTTCTGCCAGACCGTGCAGGAGGCCCAGGCCAGCGGCGTCCCGGTGATCGCGCCCGCGGCGGGCGGCCCGCTGGACCTCATCGACCACGGGCGCACCGGGCTGCTGGTGCCGCCCGGGGACGCGACCGAGGTGAGCGACGCCGTATCGCTGCTCGCGGCCGACGCGAAGCTGCGCGCGGCGCTGGGCCGCGCCGGCCGGGAGGCGGTCGAGGGCCGCACCTGGGCGGCGATCGGCGACCAGCTCATCGACCACTACACCGAGGTCCTGGCGGCCCGTACGGCGGTCGCCGCATGA